One genomic window of Salmo salar chromosome ssa12, Ssal_v3.1, whole genome shotgun sequence includes the following:
- the LOC106564997 gene encoding nephrocystin-3-like has product MFEHIQLIIQRRKHSEALPLYKQAMRVCEDNLVRSHPQVGEMLKNLAVLSYVEESSRAQQSMEIKEAEQSLVCGRPRVDTRPVGTCLACEGPHLSHMPPGDPSLYCPFQEHRWWISFCLSLILCVHFLVS; this is encoded by the exons ATGTTTGAACACATCCAGCTCATCATACAGAGG AGAAAGCACAGTGAGGCGCTGCCCCTGTATAAACAGGCTATGAGAGTGTGTGAGGACAATCTGGTACGCTCACACCCACAGGTCGGAGAGATGCTGAAGAACCTAGCTGTACTCAG cTATGTGGAGGAAAGCAGCAGAGCTCAACAATCCATGGAGATCAAAGAGGCGGAGCAGTCTCTGGTTTGTGGAAGGCCCCGTGTCGACACTCGTCCAGTGGGGACATGTTTAGCCTGCGAGGGCCCACACCTCTCCCACATGCCCCCAGGTGACCCCTCCCTCTACTGCCCCTTCCAAGAACACAGGTGGTGGATCTCATTTTGCCTTTCATTGATCCTGTGTGTTCATTTCCTCGTCTCCTAG